From Dasypus novemcinctus isolate mDasNov1 chromosome 8, mDasNov1.1.hap2, whole genome shotgun sequence, the proteins below share one genomic window:
- the LOC101432713 gene encoding LOW QUALITY PROTEIN: olfactory receptor 13C4-like (The sequence of the model RefSeq protein was modified relative to this genomic sequence to represent the inferred CDS: substituted 1 base at 1 genomic stop codon), translating to MDKYNQTFMSEFLLLGLSGHPKLEIIYVVLILMKYLANAFVKGVLITASIFDACLHTSMYFFLENLSFLDICYPSAPIPSPLVTIISKKRSISFYRCAVQMLLVFAMGSTECFLLGMMAFHCSVAICNFLSYLEIMSKVLHVLMASIXWFSGGINSIMQTALAMQLLFCGKTVINHFGCENLVLKLACADISLNVITMLVSGKIFLVLSLLVIFFAYIFILYNFNKETITGLQSPLEEIKQCSPMNLYLLPLKKQCSSEENNFFTSGGVTESPEVRMADFTVTAEVVVWFQAPPATVFMQEPLCQIPIALLFILVLPQKEQVYLACWLISIFFTIFLREVSYWAQFVKDTVLLVAFRHVFTN from the exons ATGGATAAGTATAACCAGACATTTAtgtcagaatttcttcttctgggTCTATCTGGTCATCCAAAACTTGAAATCATTTATGTTGTTCTGATTCTCATGAAGTATCTAGCGAATGCATTTGTCAAAGGTGTCCTTATCACCGCAAGCATCTTTGATGCCTGTCTTCATACctccatgtacttcttcctggaAAACCTCTCTTTCCTGGATATCTGCTATCCATCTGCTCCTATTCCATCACCCTTGGTGACCATCATATCAAAGAAAAGAAGCATTTCCTTCTATAGATGTGCAGTGCAGATGTTACTTGTGTTTGCTATGGGGTCAACTGAGTGTTTCCTCCTTGGCATGATGGCTTTTCATTGCTCTGTGGCCATCTGTAACTTTCTGAGTTACCTTGAAATCATGAGCAAGGTGTTGCACGTGCTGATGGCTTCCATATAATGGTTCTCTGGTGGAATCAACTCGATTATGCAAACAGCTCTTGCCATGCAGCTGCTGTTTTGTGGGAAAACTGTTATCAACCATTTCGGATGTGAAAACTTAGTCCTCAAGTTAGCTTGTGCTGACATATCCCTGAATGTTATCACCATGCTGGTGTCCGGCAAGATCTTCCTGGTTCTTTCACTGCTTGTCATCTTTTTTGCCTATATTTTCATCCTGTACAACTTCAATAAGGAAACTATA ACTGGCCTGCAATCTCcattggaagaaataaaacagtgTTCTCCAATGAACCTGTACTTGCTTCCTCTGAAGAAACAGTGTTCATCTGAAGAAAATAACTTTTTCACCAGTGGGGGTGTAACAGAATCCCCTGAG GTCCGGATGGCAGACTTTACTGTGACTGCAGAGGTGGTGGTGTGGTTCCAGGCACCACCAGCTACTGTTTTCATGCAGGAGCCATTATGCCAGATTCCCATAGCTCTTCTCTTCATTTTGGTCTTGCCACAGAAAGAGCAAGTGTACTTGGCATGCTGGctgatttcaattttcttcacCATTTTCCTAAGGGAGGTATCATATTGGGCCCAGTTTGTTAAGGATACCGTGCTTCTTGTGGCATTTCGCCATGTGTTCACAAATTAA